A single genomic interval of Bradyrhizobium japonicum USDA 6 harbors:
- a CDS encoding carboxymuconolactone decarboxylase family protein, with translation MTDYQTPDDLKSVPAFVALAPVEANAFLAFNHAVERKDGLIPPKYRELISLAVALTTQCAYCLDVHTAQAAKAGATREEVAEAALIAAAVRAGGTLGHALLAQRLFERHHGEGDA, from the coding sequence ATGACCGATTATCAAACGCCTGACGATCTGAAGTCTGTCCCGGCTTTCGTGGCGCTCGCGCCGGTCGAGGCCAACGCGTTCCTCGCCTTCAACCACGCGGTCGAGCGCAAGGACGGTTTGATCCCGCCGAAATACCGCGAGCTGATCTCGCTCGCGGTGGCACTCACCACGCAATGCGCCTATTGCCTCGACGTGCACACGGCGCAGGCAGCGAAGGCCGGCGCGACGCGGGAGGAAGTCGCCGAAGCCGCGTTGATCGCGGCCGCCGTGCGCGCCGGTGGTACGCTCGGCCATGCGCTGCTGGCGCAACGCTTGTTCGAGCGGCATCACGGCGAGGGAGATGCATAG
- a CDS encoding ABC transporter substrate-binding protein, with the protein MKTKSIASFLLGTALAVTTAGVAFAQDKTVKIGALSDQSGLYADLGGPGSTLAAQMAVEDSGLAAKGWKIDIISGDHQNKPDIGTAIARQWFDVDKVDIIVDVPNSGVALAVNNVIKEKNGVYINSGAATSDLTNAQCSPNTVHWTYDTYMLAHTTGQALVKAGGDSWFFLTADYAFGAALERDTTAVVTANGGKVVGGVKHPLNTPDFSSFLLQAQASKAKIIGLANAGGDTTNSIKQAAEFGIVKGGQKLAALLLFLTDVKAIGLETAQGLNFTETFYWDMNDQTRAFSKRFAAKMKNNAPPTMVQAGVYAGVRHYLKTLEMLGGNPHDGVKVVEKMKSIPTEDDLFGKGEIQPNGRTIHSAYLFEVKKPSESKGPWDFYKLVGTVPGDQAFTPLSESKCALLKK; encoded by the coding sequence ATGAAGACAAAGTCGATTGCGTCGTTTCTGCTCGGCACGGCGCTGGCCGTGACCACCGCCGGCGTAGCCTTCGCGCAGGACAAGACCGTCAAGATCGGCGCGCTGTCCGATCAGTCCGGCCTCTATGCCGACCTCGGCGGTCCCGGCTCGACGCTCGCCGCCCAGATGGCCGTGGAAGATTCCGGCCTCGCCGCGAAGGGCTGGAAGATCGACATCATCTCCGGCGATCACCAGAACAAGCCCGACATCGGCACCGCGATCGCGCGGCAGTGGTTCGACGTCGACAAGGTCGACATCATCGTCGACGTGCCGAACTCCGGCGTGGCGCTCGCCGTCAACAACGTCATCAAGGAAAAGAACGGCGTCTACATCAATTCGGGCGCCGCGACCTCGGATCTCACCAACGCGCAGTGCTCGCCCAACACGGTGCACTGGACCTACGACACCTACATGCTGGCCCACACCACGGGGCAGGCGCTGGTGAAGGCCGGTGGCGACAGCTGGTTCTTCCTGACCGCGGACTACGCCTTCGGTGCGGCGCTCGAGCGCGACACCACGGCCGTGGTCACCGCCAACGGCGGCAAGGTCGTCGGCGGCGTCAAGCATCCGCTCAACACGCCGGACTTCTCCTCGTTCCTGCTGCAGGCCCAAGCCTCCAAGGCCAAGATCATCGGCCTCGCCAACGCCGGCGGCGACACCACCAACTCGATCAAGCAGGCGGCCGAGTTCGGCATCGTCAAGGGCGGCCAGAAGCTTGCGGCGTTGCTGCTGTTCCTCACCGACGTCAAGGCGATCGGGCTTGAGACCGCGCAGGGCCTCAACTTCACCGAGACCTTCTACTGGGACATGAACGACCAGACCCGGGCGTTCTCCAAGCGCTTCGCCGCGAAGATGAAGAACAATGCCCCGCCCACCATGGTGCAGGCCGGCGTCTATGCGGGCGTACGTCACTATCTCAAGACGCTGGAAATGCTCGGCGGCAATCCCCATGACGGCGTCAAGGTCGTCGAGAAGATGAAGTCGATTCCGACCGAGGACGATCTGTTCGGCAAGGGCGAGATCCAGCCGAACGGCCGGACCATCCACAGCGCCTACCTGTTCGAGGTGAAGAAGCCATCGGAGTCCAAGGGGCCGTGGGACTTCTACAAGCTGGTCGGCACCGTGCCGGGCGACCAGGCTTTCACGCCGCTGTCCGAAAGCAAGTGCGCGCTCTTGAAGAAGTAA
- a CDS encoding glutathione S-transferase family protein, with amino-acid sequence MPDLSAFPITKRWPARHPELLQLYSLPTPNGVKVSIMLEEIGLPYEVHLVDFGKDDQKTPEFLSLNPNGKIPAILDPNGPGGRPLPLFESGAILQYLAEKTGKLLPEDAARRYQAIQWVHFQMGGIGPMFGQVGFFHKFAGKDFEDKRPLDRYVGESKRLLGVMETHLSGRQWFMDDDYTIADISMLGWVRNLIGFYGAGDLVEFSQFKSVGAWLERGLARPAVERGLNIPKRP; translated from the coding sequence ATGCCTGATCTGTCCGCCTTTCCCATCACCAAGCGCTGGCCTGCCAGGCATCCGGAGCTGCTTCAGCTCTATTCGCTGCCGACGCCGAATGGCGTCAAGGTGTCGATCATGCTGGAAGAGATCGGTCTGCCTTACGAGGTCCATCTCGTCGACTTCGGCAAGGACGACCAAAAGACGCCGGAATTCCTCTCGCTCAATCCGAACGGCAAGATTCCGGCGATTCTCGATCCCAACGGTCCCGGCGGCCGGCCGCTGCCGCTGTTCGAGTCCGGCGCGATCCTGCAATACCTCGCCGAGAAGACCGGCAAGCTTCTGCCGGAGGATGCCGCGCGCCGCTACCAGGCCATCCAATGGGTGCATTTCCAGATGGGCGGCATCGGGCCGATGTTCGGCCAGGTCGGCTTCTTCCACAAATTCGCCGGCAAGGATTTCGAGGACAAGCGTCCGCTCGACCGCTATGTCGGCGAGTCCAAGCGTCTGCTCGGCGTGATGGAGACGCATCTTTCCGGCCGACAATGGTTCATGGATGACGACTACACCATCGCCGACATCTCCATGCTCGGCTGGGTGCGCAATCTCATCGGCTTCTACGGTGCCGGCGATCTCGTCGAATTCAGCCAGTTCAAGTCGGTCGGTGCCTGGCTCGAACGGGGGCTGGCGCGTCCTGCCGTCGAGCGCGGCCTGAACATTCCGAAGCGGCCGTAA
- a CDS encoding sulfite exporter TauE/SafE family protein, protein MSWIHDLLAGIGVGLVGGLTSGFMGTSPGGGLVIFTVLLLGAEQHVAQGTSLITQVPPTGLAGVRRYWQSGNRSPLQWIAWIGLGFLVGGAGGGYAAAAVSDSVLQWTYVVYLVALIALLILRRDRKEGSHAAVDRDELPWLPLLLIGALAGFSSGFMGIGGGLAITVGLAAGLRVPQHQAQLVSLIFSVIPTNIPAAWIYWSKGLMVGWPAIVGILAGLWIGTDLGARAANGVSKAALHRGMIALISVMALYMTHKALT, encoded by the coding sequence ATGTCCTGGATTCACGATCTGCTCGCAGGCATCGGCGTCGGTCTCGTCGGCGGGCTGACATCGGGCTTCATGGGAACGAGCCCGGGCGGCGGGCTTGTCATCTTCACCGTGCTGCTGCTCGGCGCGGAGCAGCATGTCGCCCAGGGGACGTCGCTGATCACGCAGGTCCCGCCCACTGGCCTCGCCGGCGTGCGCCGCTACTGGCAGAGCGGAAATCGCAGCCCGTTGCAATGGATCGCCTGGATCGGCCTCGGATTTCTCGTCGGCGGTGCGGGCGGCGGCTACGCCGCGGCGGCGGTCTCCGACTCGGTGCTGCAATGGACCTACGTCGTCTATCTCGTCGCGCTGATCGCCCTTCTGATCCTGCGCCGCGACCGCAAGGAAGGCAGCCACGCGGCCGTCGACCGAGACGAACTGCCTTGGCTTCCCCTGCTCCTCATCGGCGCGCTTGCCGGATTTTCCTCCGGCTTCATGGGCATCGGCGGCGGGCTCGCGATCACCGTCGGCCTCGCCGCGGGCCTACGCGTCCCGCAGCACCAGGCGCAACTCGTCAGCCTCATCTTCTCGGTCATCCCGACCAACATTCCGGCGGCCTGGATCTACTGGAGCAAGGGGCTCATGGTCGGCTGGCCGGCCATCGTCGGGATTCTCGCCGGCCTCTGGATCGGCACCGATCTCGGCGCACGCGCGGCCAACGGCGTCAGCAAAGCGGCGCTGCACAGGGGCATGATCGCCCTCATCTCGGTGATGGCGCTCTACATGACGCATAAGGCGCTGACCTGA
- a CDS encoding tRNA-binding protein, with translation MHVTHDPAATASPTIDFNTFLVVDIRVGTIVDAKPFPEARKPAWRLWIDFGPAIGVRKSSAQITENHPLETLVGQQVAAVVNFPPRQIGPVVSEVLTLGFPDAEGKVVLVQPSKPVPNGGRLF, from the coding sequence ATGCACGTCACTCACGATCCCGCCGCGACCGCGTCGCCAACCATCGACTTCAACACCTTCCTGGTGGTCGACATCCGCGTCGGCACCATCGTCGATGCAAAACCGTTCCCGGAGGCGCGCAAGCCGGCCTGGCGGCTGTGGATCGACTTCGGTCCCGCGATCGGCGTACGCAAGAGCTCGGCCCAGATCACCGAAAATCATCCGCTCGAGACGCTGGTGGGGCAGCAGGTCGCAGCCGTCGTGAACTTCCCGCCGCGCCAGATCGGCCCGGTCGTCTCGGAGGTGTTGACGCTCGGCTTCCCCGATGCCGAGGGCAAGGTGGTGCTGGTGCAGCCGAGCAAGCCTGTGCCGAACGGCGGACGGCTGTTCTAG
- a CDS encoding DUF47 domain-containing protein codes for MMRWFRAFLPKEERFFDLFDRHAQTVIQGSIALQGMLNGGEETPVYCQRVNQFENDADNITREVLTAVRRTFITPFDRGDIKNLITSMDDAIDQMQQTAKAVMLFEVRTFEPPMREIGGLLIECANLVGRALPLMQSIGPNVAMLTAITEELGKLEGRVDDLHDIGLKELFLKHRDGSAMDFIVGVEIYDHLEKVADRFDDVANEINSIVIEQV; via the coding sequence ATGATGCGATGGTTTCGCGCTTTCCTTCCCAAGGAAGAACGGTTCTTCGACCTGTTCGACCGCCATGCACAGACCGTGATCCAGGGCTCGATCGCGCTCCAGGGCATGCTCAACGGAGGCGAGGAGACGCCGGTCTACTGCCAGCGCGTCAACCAGTTCGAGAACGACGCCGACAACATCACCCGTGAGGTGCTGACGGCGGTGCGCCGCACCTTCATCACGCCGTTCGACCGCGGCGACATCAAGAACCTGATCACCTCGATGGACGATGCCATCGACCAGATGCAGCAGACGGCCAAGGCCGTGATGCTGTTCGAGGTCCGCACCTTCGAGCCGCCGATGCGGGAGATTGGCGGGCTCCTGATCGAATGCGCCAATCTCGTGGGGCGCGCGTTGCCGCTGATGCAGTCGATCGGTCCGAACGTCGCGATGCTGACCGCGATCACGGAAGAGCTGGGCAAGCTGGAGGGCCGGGTCGACGATCTCCATGACATCGGGCTGAAGGAGCTGTTTCTCAAGCACCGTGATGGCAGCGCGATGGATTTCATCGTCGGCGTCGAGATCTATGACCATCTCGAAAAGGTGGCCGACCGTTTCGACGACGTCGCGAACGAGATCAACAGCATCGTCATCGAGCAGGTTTAG
- a CDS encoding ABC transporter ATP-binding protein — MADEFILETEGLTKEFAGFFAVRDVALKVRRGSIHALIGPNGAGKTTCFNLLTKFLKPSAGKILYKGQDITAMAPADVARLGLVRSFQISAVFPHLTALENVRVALQRQHGSSFDFWRSKSVLNRFNDRARELLNDVGLSEFANTPAVEMPYGRKRALEIATTLALDPEMMLLDEPMAGMGHEDIDKIAALIKRISAKYTILMVEHNLSVVANLSDIITVLTRGQVLAQGHYSELTKDERVKEAYLGAGHA, encoded by the coding sequence TTGGCCGATGAGTTCATTCTCGAAACGGAAGGCTTGACCAAGGAGTTCGCGGGCTTCTTCGCCGTCCGCGACGTTGCGCTCAAGGTTCGCCGTGGGAGCATTCACGCGTTGATCGGCCCGAACGGGGCGGGCAAGACGACGTGCTTCAATCTTTTGACCAAGTTCCTCAAACCGTCCGCCGGCAAGATTCTGTACAAGGGACAGGACATCACCGCGATGGCGCCGGCCGACGTGGCACGCCTGGGACTGGTGCGGTCATTCCAGATCTCGGCGGTATTTCCGCATCTCACCGCGCTTGAGAACGTTCGTGTCGCGCTTCAACGCCAGCACGGCAGTTCCTTCGATTTCTGGCGCTCCAAGTCCGTGCTCAACCGCTTCAACGATCGCGCGCGTGAACTGTTGAACGATGTCGGCCTCAGCGAGTTTGCCAATACGCCCGCGGTCGAGATGCCCTATGGACGCAAGCGCGCACTGGAGATCGCAACCACGCTCGCGCTCGACCCGGAGATGATGCTGCTGGACGAGCCGATGGCGGGCATGGGCCACGAGGACATCGACAAGATCGCGGCGCTGATCAAGCGCATCTCGGCGAAATATACCATCCTGATGGTCGAGCATAATCTGAGCGTCGTCGCCAATCTCTCCGACATCATCACCGTGCTGACCCGTGGGCAGGTGCTGGCGCAAGGCCACTACAGCGAACTCACCAAGGACGAGCGCGTCAAGGAAGCCTATCTGGGAGCCGGTCATGCCTGA
- a CDS encoding RNA polymerase sigma factor: protein MSAAAISSGLFEAARLGDPQAIASLLETAQPDIRRYARATCRSSADADDATQEAMWILFRHVGTIRSLVAFSAWLFSVVRRECLRLARKAGLVPSIDDGEVDAQLLSRSEADLRLDVAAAFEALPAHYRDVALMRDVKEMTIDEIAAALGASRQTVKARLHRARALMREYLTR from the coding sequence GTGAGTGCGGCGGCGATCTCGTCAGGCCTGTTCGAGGCGGCACGGCTCGGCGATCCCCAGGCGATCGCGTCTCTGCTCGAGACGGCGCAGCCGGATATCCGTCGCTACGCACGCGCCACCTGCCGCAGCTCGGCGGATGCCGATGATGCAACCCAGGAGGCGATGTGGATCCTGTTCCGCCATGTCGGCACGATCCGCTCGCTGGTCGCTTTTTCCGCGTGGCTGTTCAGCGTGGTCCGGCGCGAATGTCTGCGGCTCGCGCGCAAGGCGGGCCTCGTCCCATCGATCGACGACGGCGAGGTGGACGCGCAGCTGCTGTCGCGGTCCGAAGCCGATTTGCGGCTTGACGTGGCGGCTGCGTTCGAAGCGTTGCCCGCGCATTACCGCGATGTCGCGCTGATGCGGGATGTCAAGGAAATGACCATCGACGAAATCGCCGCCGCCCTCGGTGCGTCCAGGCAGACCGTGAAGGCGCGCCTGCATCGCGCCCGCGCCCTGATGCGCGAATATTTGACGAGGTGA
- a CDS encoding ABC transporter ATP-binding protein — protein MPETATADAPAKAATGGNILQVRNLEAWYGESHILHGINFDVNAGEVVTLLGRNGAGKTTTLKSIMGIIGKRTGSVKFNNQDIIRATSDKIARMGIAFCPEERGIFSSLDVRENLLLPPVVRPGGLPLEQIFDLFPNLKERLNSQGTKLSGGEQQMLAIARILRTGASFLMLDEPTEGLAPVIIQQIGHTIARLKKEGFTILLVEQNFRFASTVADRYYVVEHGKIIDGFSNSELAANMDKLHTYLGV, from the coding sequence ATGCCTGAGACTGCAACCGCGGACGCTCCCGCAAAAGCCGCAACCGGGGGCAACATCCTCCAGGTCCGCAACCTGGAAGCATGGTATGGCGAGTCCCACATCCTGCACGGGATCAATTTCGACGTGAACGCGGGCGAGGTCGTCACGCTGCTCGGCCGCAACGGCGCCGGCAAGACGACAACGCTGAAGTCGATCATGGGCATCATCGGCAAGCGGACCGGCTCGGTGAAGTTCAACAATCAGGACATCATCCGCGCGACCTCCGACAAGATCGCGCGGATGGGCATCGCGTTCTGCCCGGAGGAACGCGGCATTTTCTCCAGTCTCGATGTGCGGGAGAATTTGTTGCTGCCGCCGGTGGTTCGCCCGGGCGGATTGCCGCTCGAGCAGATCTTCGATCTGTTTCCGAATCTGAAGGAACGTCTCAACAGCCAGGGCACCAAGCTGTCCGGCGGTGAGCAGCAGATGCTCGCGATCGCGCGCATCCTGCGCACCGGCGCGAGCTTCCTGATGCTGGACGAGCCGACCGAAGGTCTTGCGCCTGTCATCATCCAGCAGATCGGCCACACCATTGCGCGGCTCAAGAAGGAGGGTTTTACCATTCTCCTGGTCGAGCAGAACTTCCGGTTCGCATCCACCGTCGCCGACCGCTATTACGTGGTCGAGCATGGCAAGATCATTGACGGATTTTCCAATTCGGAGCTTGCCGCCAACATGGACAAGCTCCACACCTATCTCGGCGTCTAG
- a CDS encoding branched-chain amino acid ABC transporter permease: MTALTDDTLPVTPRAIRDEMIVFVVMALLLAAVPFSGIYPFFVMQALCFALLACAFNLLIGYGGLLSFGHAMFLGTAGYCSAHALKVWALPPELGILVGIVAAFGLSLITGYISIRRQGIYFSMITLALSQLLYFIYLQAPFTHGEDGIQGIPQGRMFGVFDLSKPTVLYYVVLVGFLAGFLLIYRIINSPFGEVLKAIRENEPRAISLGYRTDQYKFLAFVLSGTLAGFAGSLKVFVAQNASLTDVHWSMSGEVVLMTLVGGLGTIFGPVVGAFAIIAMQQYLAGFGQWVTVIQGSIFVICVLTFRRGVIGEIAHYLRRSL; encoded by the coding sequence ATGACAGCCTTGACGGACGACACGCTGCCGGTGACCCCGCGCGCCATTCGAGACGAGATGATCGTATTCGTCGTGATGGCACTGCTGCTGGCCGCAGTGCCATTCAGCGGCATCTACCCGTTCTTCGTGATGCAGGCGCTGTGCTTCGCGCTGCTTGCCTGTGCTTTCAACCTCCTGATCGGCTATGGCGGCTTGCTGTCGTTCGGCCACGCGATGTTCCTCGGCACGGCGGGCTATTGCAGCGCGCATGCGCTGAAGGTGTGGGCGCTGCCGCCGGAGCTCGGCATCCTCGTCGGTATCGTCGCGGCTTTCGGCCTCTCGCTCATCACCGGCTACATCTCGATCCGCCGCCAGGGCATCTACTTCTCGATGATCACGCTGGCGCTGTCGCAGCTGCTTTACTTCATCTACCTCCAGGCGCCGTTCACCCATGGTGAGGACGGCATCCAGGGCATTCCGCAGGGGCGCATGTTCGGCGTGTTCGATCTCTCGAAGCCGACGGTGCTTTATTATGTCGTGCTGGTCGGCTTCCTCGCCGGCTTCCTGCTGATCTACCGCATCATCAACTCGCCGTTCGGCGAGGTGCTGAAGGCGATCCGCGAGAACGAGCCGCGCGCGATCTCGCTCGGTTACCGGACCGACCAGTACAAGTTCCTGGCGTTCGTCCTGTCGGGCACGCTGGCCGGCTTTGCCGGTTCGCTGAAAGTGTTCGTGGCGCAGAACGCCTCGCTCACCGATGTGCACTGGTCGATGTCGGGCGAGGTCGTGCTGATGACGCTGGTCGGCGGTCTTGGCACCATTTTCGGTCCCGTGGTCGGCGCCTTCGCGATCATCGCCATGCAGCAATATCTGGCCGGCTTCGGCCAGTGGGTGACGGTGATCCAGGGCTCGATCTTCGTGATCTGCGTGCTCACCTTCCGTCGCGGCGTCATCGGCGAAATCGCCCATTACTTGCGGCGATCGCTCTAA
- a CDS encoding branched-chain amino acid ABC transporter permease: MQALYAQLLVGLINGSFYALLSLGLAVIFGMLNIINFAHGALYMMGAFVAYFLLNLGGINYWWALLLAPVIVGIFGMILERTMLQWLTGLDHLYGLLLTFGIALIVQGVFQNYFGSSGLPYAIPDQLKGGMNLGFMFLPIYRGWVVIFSLVVCIATWFLIEKTRLGAYLRAATENPTLVRAFGINVPRMITLTYGLGVGLAALAGVLSAPINQVRPLMGADLIIVVFAVVVIGGMGSIMGSIITGFALGVIEGLTKYFYPEASNTVVFVLMVLVLLVKPTGLTGRAA, translated from the coding sequence ATGCAGGCTCTTTACGCTCAGCTACTGGTGGGATTGATCAACGGCTCGTTCTACGCGCTGCTCAGTCTCGGGCTTGCCGTGATCTTCGGCATGCTCAACATCATCAATTTCGCGCACGGCGCGCTCTACATGATGGGCGCGTTCGTCGCCTATTTCCTGCTGAATCTCGGCGGCATCAATTACTGGTGGGCGCTACTATTGGCGCCTGTAATCGTCGGCATCTTCGGCATGATCCTGGAACGGACCATGCTGCAATGGCTGACGGGCCTCGACCACCTCTACGGTCTGCTCCTGACCTTCGGCATCGCGCTGATCGTGCAGGGCGTGTTCCAGAACTATTTCGGCTCCTCCGGTCTGCCTTACGCCATTCCGGACCAGCTCAAGGGCGGCATGAATCTCGGCTTCATGTTCCTGCCGATCTATCGCGGCTGGGTCGTCATCTTCTCGCTGGTGGTATGTATCGCCACCTGGTTCCTGATCGAGAAGACCCGGCTCGGTGCCTACCTGCGCGCCGCCACTGAGAATCCGACACTGGTCCGCGCCTTCGGCATCAACGTGCCGCGCATGATCACGCTGACCTACGGTCTCGGCGTCGGCCTTGCCGCGCTTGCCGGCGTGCTCTCGGCACCGATCAACCAAGTGCGGCCGTTGATGGGCGCCGACCTCATCATCGTCGTGTTCGCGGTGGTCGTGATCGGCGGCATGGGATCGATCATGGGCTCCATCATCACCGGCTTTGCGCTCGGTGTGATCGAGGGCCTGACCAAGTATTTCTACCCCGAGGCCTCCAACACCGTCGTGTTCGTGCTGATGGTGCTGGTGCTCTTGGTGAAGCCAACGGGATTGACGGGAAGGGCGGCCTGA
- a CDS encoding ArsC family reductase, translating into MPNIIYGIKNCDTMKKARAWLDTHGVAYEFHDYKAAGVEKDKLKQWSDKAGWETLLNRAGTTFKKLPDSDKEGLTEKKALALMLAQPSMIKRPVLEVGGKLLVGFKPDIYAKEVKAK; encoded by the coding sequence TTGCCCAACATCATCTACGGCATCAAGAACTGCGACACCATGAAGAAGGCGCGCGCCTGGCTCGACACCCATGGCGTCGCGTACGAGTTCCACGACTACAAGGCGGCGGGCGTCGAGAAGGACAAGCTCAAGCAGTGGAGCGACAAGGCTGGCTGGGAGACGCTGCTCAATCGCGCCGGCACGACCTTCAAGAAGCTGCCGGATTCCGACAAGGAAGGCCTTACCGAGAAGAAGGCGCTGGCGCTGATGCTAGCGCAACCATCGATGATCAAGCGGCCGGTGCTCGAAGTCGGCGGCAAGCTTCTGGTCGGCTTCAAGCCGGACATCTATGCCAAGGAAGTCAAGGCCAAGTAG
- a CDS encoding TetR/AcrR family transcriptional regulator has translation MPKISDKQREGRRQQILEAALACFAEQGFHQTGMADIVKRSGLSHGAVYLYFQGKDDLIEALADDRHRREAVLNSVAQGSGDPIEGLHALIRVYARWLTDPAGEARRRVGIHGWAEALRNRRVRTSVVEGIDMPRALIVALVERGQHDGLIKRDLDADAIARVLIAIFQGFVLQKCWGEDFDIEACMMAVGGVIEGFRTTRPDIKRRTRT, from the coding sequence ATGCCCAAGATCAGCGACAAGCAACGCGAAGGAAGGCGGCAGCAGATCCTCGAAGCGGCGCTTGCCTGCTTCGCCGAGCAAGGCTTTCACCAGACCGGCATGGCCGACATCGTCAAACGGTCGGGCTTGAGCCACGGCGCGGTCTATCTCTATTTCCAGGGCAAGGACGATTTGATCGAGGCGCTCGCCGACGACAGACACCGTCGCGAGGCCGTGCTCAACTCGGTGGCGCAGGGATCGGGCGATCCGATCGAAGGACTCCACGCGCTGATCCGCGTCTACGCGCGATGGCTCACCGATCCCGCCGGCGAAGCACGGCGTCGCGTCGGCATCCATGGCTGGGCGGAGGCCCTGCGCAACCGCCGCGTCCGCACCAGCGTCGTCGAAGGCATCGACATGCCGCGCGCGCTGATCGTGGCGCTGGTCGAGCGCGGCCAGCATGACGGCCTGATCAAGCGCGACCTCGACGCCGATGCGATCGCGCGCGTGCTCATCGCGATCTTCCAGGGCTTCGTGCTCCAGAAATGCTGGGGCGAGGATTTTGACATCGAGGCCTGCATGATGGCCGTCGGCGGTGTGATCGAGGGATTTCGCACGACCAGACCTGACATCAAGCGACGGACCAGGACGTAA
- a CDS encoding YgaP family membrane protein, producing MAFYRKNIGGLHQAVRVAFGIAVAIAASVLLTGVAAWLVALGGAGFALTGLVGYCPMCAMAGIGRGGVS from the coding sequence ATGGCATTCTACAGGAAGAATATCGGCGGTCTGCATCAGGCGGTGCGGGTTGCGTTCGGAATTGCGGTTGCGATTGCCGCATCCGTTTTGCTCACCGGCGTCGCGGCGTGGCTGGTGGCGCTCGGGGGCGCAGGCTTCGCACTGACGGGGCTCGTCGGCTATTGCCCGATGTGCGCGATGGCCGGGATCGGACGGGGAGGCGTGTCGTGA
- a CDS encoding DUF429 domain-containing protein — protein sequence MPNYLGLDGFRFGWVAAWIDEGGDHGFDYSPGLTRLLAMPHARAMIDMPIGLNPSGYRVCDLRARELVGPAVFLGARRDLWTFPDMAAANRHYWEREGKGRGVSAQLWNIRDKIRDVDEIMTPALQAIIGEAHPELIFWNLAGRVRLPKKTSAQGREQRIALLAQRGFTRLETWLTQRHGTGIGRDDLIDACACAVAARNSTQRVGGEEVDPRGLRMEINY from the coding sequence TTGCCAAACTATCTCGGTCTCGATGGATTCCGCTTCGGCTGGGTCGCCGCCTGGATCGACGAGGGCGGCGATCATGGCTTTGATTATTCGCCGGGCCTGACGCGCTTGCTTGCGATGCCGCATGCACGCGCGATGATCGACATGCCGATTGGTTTGAATCCGAGTGGCTATCGTGTGTGCGACCTGCGTGCGCGCGAGCTGGTTGGCCCCGCCGTGTTTCTTGGCGCGCGCCGCGATCTCTGGACATTTCCGGACATGGCGGCAGCCAATCGCCACTATTGGGAGCGCGAAGGCAAGGGCAGGGGCGTGTCGGCGCAGCTCTGGAACATCAGGGACAAGATCAGGGACGTCGACGAGATCATGACGCCGGCGCTGCAGGCGATAATTGGCGAAGCGCATCCGGAATTGATTTTCTGGAATCTGGCAGGGCGAGTTCGTCTCCCGAAGAAGACGTCGGCGCAAGGTCGTGAGCAGCGCATCGCGCTGCTGGCGCAACGCGGCTTCACGCGCCTGGAGACATGGCTGACGCAGCGTCATGGCACCGGCATCGGCCGCGACGATCTCATCGATGCCTGCGCCTGCGCGGTCGCAGCCCGCAACAGCACACAGCGTGTCGGCGGCGAAGAGGTCGATCCGCGCGGTCTGCGGATGGAGATCAATTATTGA